Proteins encoded within one genomic window of Thermodesulfobacteriota bacterium:
- the rpsO gene encoding 30S ribosomal protein S15 yields MLTTDRKQGVVKKYKVHDTDTGSPEVQVALISERINSLSGHFKAHGGDHHSRRGLLKLVGRRRRLLDYLKKKDADRYKKLIESLGLRR; encoded by the coding sequence ATGCTGACCACGGACAGGAAACAGGGTGTTGTAAAGAAGTACAAGGTACACGACACGGATACCGGCTCGCCCGAGGTGCAGGTGGCGCTTATAAGCGAGAGGATAAACTCGCTCAGCGGCCACTTCAAGGCCCACGGCGGCGACCACCATTCAAGGCGGGGGCTCCTTAAGCTCGTCGGCAGGAGGAGGAGGCTCCTCGACTACCTTAAGAAAAAGGACGCGGACCGCTACAAGAAGCTTATCGAGAGCCTCGGGCTCAGGCGTTGA